The following proteins come from a genomic window of Chloracidobacterium sp.:
- a CDS encoding serine/threonine protein kinase, translated as MDPTLWKSIKDAFAQALDLPEDERKGFVSSIAPDIRPHVERLLKADSAAEGFIAEPILVDRGSVDETLGIPDRIDEYKIIKEIGTGGMGAVYLAENSGEGFKQRVALKLIKRGMDTSAVLKRFLMERQILANLEHSNIARMLDGGSTSDGVPYFVMEYVEGAEIRRYCNDNRFGLNERLDLFRKVCGAVSNAHQKLVVHRDLKPSNILVTNSGEPKLLDFGIAKLLAPDWSADTQEATLTQFRVMTPEYASPEQIAGEPTSTSTDVYSLGVILYELLTGQRPYDTRGKAPQELVESVLSKDPPRPSTVGTGATSGRSRQTDRAEDRDTNGNAAIEPEPENTVDRKLLQGDIDNIILKSLRREPERRYQSVQEFSEDIRRFQEGLPVSATADSRGYRFQKFFKRHKAGVIGGSAIALLLLTATGVTGWQYTVAQRERQKAEQRFNETRGLARSVLYELYDSIDAIPGSTKARELLAIKALEYLDRLAAEGSNDPYLLTELADGYHRIGNIQGGYGQANLGQSAEARKSYEKSLSILKAIVDGGETDPKFKTKLAFAYARMGDIDFLEANIQGYYENHKRSLDLLIEIEPERGSDIDLVYELGAAYINVGRGAATVNKPEEAAEMIKKGKTIFEELLKKDPANLRIINAVVLSHDNLGEVYSGFGNKQLALEEFRRSKALIEEALSANPDNADLMRTSVVSNSSIVIAATDLEAYDEAMASVEIAIERAKKLGANDSGNNDAAMMIALTSGYKGRILTRSGRWKEGIEVLQKSQAEFAKVVAKDPNNQIAPFQAAGFDDEIGRAYLAIGLAEKNPRERTAALQKARQFLQKAFDVYKKYRDAGITVAEDAKVTDEVEALLAKCDEALKR; from the coding sequence ATGGATCCGACGCTGTGGAAATCTATCAAAGACGCGTTCGCTCAGGCCCTCGACCTCCCGGAGGACGAGCGCAAAGGATTTGTATCCTCGATCGCACCCGACATTCGTCCGCACGTCGAGAGGCTTTTGAAGGCCGATTCGGCTGCGGAGGGTTTCATCGCTGAGCCGATCCTCGTGGACCGCGGATCAGTTGACGAAACGCTCGGAATTCCCGATCGGATCGACGAATACAAGATCATCAAAGAGATCGGGACCGGAGGGATGGGGGCCGTTTACCTTGCGGAGAATTCCGGCGAGGGATTCAAACAACGCGTCGCGTTGAAGCTGATCAAACGCGGAATGGACACCAGTGCCGTCCTCAAGCGATTTTTGATGGAACGGCAGATACTTGCGAATCTCGAGCATTCGAACATCGCCCGCATGCTTGACGGTGGCTCGACCTCGGATGGCGTTCCATACTTCGTGATGGAATATGTCGAGGGGGCCGAGATCAGGCGCTATTGCAACGACAATCGTTTCGGCCTGAACGAACGCCTTGACCTCTTTCGCAAGGTCTGCGGTGCGGTCTCAAACGCTCATCAGAAATTGGTAGTTCATCGCGACCTCAAACCTAGCAATATCCTTGTCACCAACTCCGGCGAACCCAAACTCCTCGATTTTGGAATCGCGAAGCTCCTCGCTCCGGACTGGAGTGCCGATACCCAAGAAGCGACCCTTACCCAATTTCGTGTAATGACACCGGAATACGCGTCGCCCGAGCAAATAGCCGGCGAGCCGACGTCGACATCGACGGATGTTTACAGCCTTGGCGTGATCCTATACGAACTGCTTACCGGACAAAGGCCGTACGATACACGCGGTAAAGCCCCGCAAGAACTTGTTGAAAGCGTCCTTTCAAAAGATCCGCCGCGACCGTCCACGGTCGGAACCGGGGCCACATCTGGCCGATCGCGGCAAACCGACCGGGCCGAAGATCGTGACACCAACGGAAATGCGGCGATCGAACCTGAGCCCGAGAACACCGTTGATAGAAAACTCCTACAGGGCGATATCGATAATATTATTCTGAAGTCGCTTCGACGTGAACCGGAGAGACGTTATCAATCGGTTCAGGAATTTTCCGAGGACATCCGACGGTTTCAGGAAGGCCTTCCCGTTTCGGCCACGGCCGACTCGCGCGGCTACCGGTTTCAAAAATTCTTCAAGCGCCACAAAGCAGGTGTGATCGGGGGCTCGGCAATAGCGTTGCTTCTGTTGACCGCGACGGGCGTGACCGGCTGGCAATATACGGTCGCTCAACGCGAGCGTCAAAAGGCCGAACAACGGTTCAACGAGACGCGTGGACTCGCAAGAAGCGTGCTCTACGAACTCTACGATTCGATCGACGCGATCCCGGGTTCGACAAAAGCAAGGGAATTGCTCGCCATCAAGGCTCTTGAGTATCTGGACCGTCTTGCAGCCGAGGGCAGCAACGATCCTTATCTGCTTACGGAACTTGCCGATGGATATCACCGGATCGGAAATATTCAAGGCGGTTATGGCCAGGCAAACCTGGGTCAGAGCGCCGAGGCCCGTAAGAGTTACGAGAAATCGCTGTCGATACTTAAGGCGATAGTAGACGGTGGTGAAACCGATCCGAAGTTCAAGACGAAGCTGGCATTTGCCTACGCCAGGATGGGCGATATCGATTTTCTCGAAGCCAACATTCAGGGCTATTACGAAAATCATAAGCGAAGTTTGGACCTGTTGATCGAGATCGAACCGGAACGAGGCAGCGACATCGATCTTGTATATGAGCTTGGCGCAGCCTACATAAATGTCGGGCGCGGAGCAGCGACCGTAAACAAGCCTGAAGAAGCCGCTGAGATGATAAAGAAGGGAAAGACGATCTTTGAGGAGCTTTTAAAAAAGGATCCCGCAAATCTCCGGATCATCAACGCCGTTGTTCTTTCGCATGATAATTTGGGCGAGGTCTATTCGGGCTTTGGCAACAAGCAGCTTGCACTTGAAGAATTCCGTCGTTCAAAAGCTTTGATCGAGGAAGCCTTGTCGGCGAACCCTGACAACGCTGATCTTATGCGAACATCGGTCGTCTCGAATTCAAGTATCGTGATCGCAGCCACCGACCTCGAAGCATACGATGAAGCAATGGCGAGCGTGGAGATCGCGATCGAACGTGCGAAAAAGCTCGGGGCGAACGATTCGGGGAACAACGATGCCGCAATGATGATCGCCCTTACCTCGGGATACAAAGGCCGCATTCTGACACGCTCGGGAAGGTGGAAGGAGGGTATTGAGGTTTTGCAGAAGTCGCAGGCCGAATTTGCCAAGGTCGTTGCAAAAGACCCGAACAATCAGATCGCTCCGTTTCAGGCCGCAGGATTTGATGATGAGATCGGACGGGCATATCTCGCTATCGGCCTCGCCGAAAAGAACCCTCGGGAGAGGACTGCTGCCTTGCAAAAGGCCCGTCAATTTCTGCAAAAAGCCTTCGATGTATACAAGAAATATCGCGATGCCGGGATAACGGTCGCTGAGGATGCGAAGGTGACTGACGAGGTCGAGGCACTTTTAGCGAAATGCGACGAAGCCTTGAAGCGATGA
- a CDS encoding sigma-70 family RNA polymerase sigma factor, translating to MATEVTILLNELGKDGKGSDRETLDRLLPLVYNELRRLAGSFLNREYAASIQTTELVHEAYFKLTNQRSVDWENRGQFFAIAAQAMRRILIDAARSRQASKRDAEKLALDDAPSIPVAVDRQLLELDDALRELAAFDPDQARLVELRYFGGLTIEETADVMKISPATVKREWAAARAWLFDRING from the coding sequence ATGGCGACTGAAGTTACAATCTTACTGAACGAGCTTGGGAAAGATGGAAAAGGAAGTGATCGTGAAACACTTGACCGTCTTTTGCCGCTTGTTTACAACGAACTTCGGCGTCTTGCGGGCAGTTTCTTGAACCGCGAGTACGCGGCTTCGATCCAGACGACCGAGTTAGTTCACGAAGCGTATTTCAAGCTCACAAACCAGCGTTCGGTCGATTGGGAAAACCGCGGCCAATTCTTTGCGATCGCAGCTCAGGCCATGCGGCGGATCTTGATCGATGCTGCCCGTTCAAGACAGGCCAGCAAACGCGACGCCGAGAAACTCGCTCTTGATGACGCGCCGAGCATCCCGGTTGCGGTCGACCGGCAGCTGCTCGAACTTGATGATGCACTCAGGGAATTGGCCGCGTTCGATCCTGATCAGGCACGCCTCGTTGAACTTCGATATTTCGGCGGCCTTACAATCGAGGAGACCGCCGATGTCATGAAGATCTCTCCGGCCACCGTCAAACGCGAATGGGCGGCAGCCCGGGCATGGCTTTTCGACCGGATCAACGGCTAG
- a CDS encoding NAD(P)-binding domain-containing protein, producing the protein MSTIHYPLSTEKVLDLVIIGAGPAGISAAYEAKRAGLEYVVIEKGLIGNTIYNYPVGLTVFSTTNELEFNDGDLKPAREKPTREELLSYYVRFVLDNELNVRTEEKVSFVGKIEFANSPRREDIAYRVVTDKGFYDGKNVLFAIGAMDHPRKLGVPGEELPKVHDVFRETYPWVRKHAMIVGGGNSAGEAALFLAQEGAETTLAIFRSDWENNDPKQGCIKYWVKQPLEKELKEHCLKLFFLGKVIEILEGEVELENEAGERVVIPNDVVFVLIGSDADLTMLKSLGVETEQGKHGEVPVYDPGTFETNVPGIYVAGHFTNHRHIKPAIDAGRTVSAAVAARSK; encoded by the coding sequence TTGTCCACTATCCACTATCCACTATCCACTGAAAAGGTCCTTGACCTTGTCATCATCGGAGCGGGACCGGCAGGTATTTCGGCGGCGTATGAGGCGAAGCGTGCGGGGCTGGAGTATGTCGTGATCGAGAAAGGGTTGATCGGGAATACGATCTACAACTATCCGGTCGGGCTGACGGTTTTTTCCACGACGAATGAGCTTGAGTTTAACGACGGAGATCTGAAGCCTGCTCGTGAAAAGCCTACGCGTGAGGAGCTTCTTTCATACTACGTGCGGTTCGTGCTTGATAATGAGCTGAATGTGCGGACGGAAGAGAAGGTCAGTTTCGTCGGTAAGATCGAGTTTGCAAACTCGCCTCGCCGTGAGGACATTGCCTATCGGGTCGTGACGGATAAAGGCTTTTACGACGGTAAGAACGTGCTGTTTGCCATCGGGGCGATGGACCATCCGCGAAAGCTGGGTGTGCCGGGCGAGGAGTTGCCTAAGGTGCATGATGTGTTTCGCGAGACGTATCCTTGGGTGCGGAAGCATGCGATGATCGTCGGCGGCGGGAATTCGGCGGGCGAGGCGGCGTTGTTTCTGGCTCAGGAAGGTGCCGAGACGACGCTGGCGATCTTTCGGTCGGATTGGGAGAACAATGATCCGAAGCAAGGCTGCATAAAATATTGGGTCAAGCAGCCGCTCGAAAAAGAGTTGAAGGAACATTGTTTGAAGCTTTTCTTTCTCGGCAAGGTGATCGAGATCCTTGAGGGAGAGGTCGAGCTTGAGAACGAAGCGGGTGAGCGGGTCGTGATCCCGAACGATGTCGTGTTCGTGCTGATCGGTTCGGACGCTGATCTGACGATGCTGAAATCGCTCGGCGTCGAAACCGAGCAAGGTAAGCACGGCGAGGTTCCGGTTTACGATCCGGGGACCTTCGAGACGAACGTCCCCGGCATCTACGTTGCCGGGCATTTTACCAACCACCGCCACATCAAGCCGGCGATCGATGCGGGCCGGACTGTCTCGGCCGCTGTTGCGGCCCGATCAAAGTGA
- a CDS encoding folate-binding protein YgfZ: MDISAYQHLRNGGVGFHEQQRGLSAVWGKEAVQFLDGLITNDMKTLEDGKQMLAAFPNAQGRLLAVVRVLRQGDRFLIETEEATREKIFQNLFRFTYAGDFFVEELSEQYRYIEIWGDLPVPPPPAGIAFSGHSATGYFIPTDAADDLIDSLSANNAVEITDELYENLRIESGIPKYGVDMDETTIVPELGLDGLISYTKGCYIGQEIIARIHFRGHVAKQLTGLILNEGFDPAADKGEEPAAQSMELTAPDGRPAGRITSNTYSPKLDRQIALAFVRHEHLAEGTELKCGDAGGTVAKLPFVI; encoded by the coding sequence ATGGATATCTCAGCATACCAGCATCTTCGCAACGGCGGCGTCGGATTCCACGAGCAGCAACGCGGCCTTTCTGCCGTTTGGGGCAAAGAAGCGGTGCAATTCCTCGATGGCCTGATAACGAACGACATGAAAACCCTCGAGGACGGAAAGCAGATGCTTGCCGCGTTCCCGAACGCTCAAGGGCGTCTGCTGGCGGTTGTGCGAGTGCTGCGGCAAGGCGACCGATTCCTGATCGAGACCGAAGAAGCCACGCGGGAGAAGATCTTTCAGAATCTTTTCCGTTTCACATACGCGGGCGATTTTTTTGTTGAGGAACTTTCGGAGCAGTATCGATACATCGAGATATGGGGCGATCTCCCTGTTCCGCCGCCTCCGGCCGGTATTGCATTCTCGGGTCATTCAGCGACCGGGTATTTTATACCCACGGATGCTGCCGATGACCTTATCGATTCACTGTCTGCAAACAACGCCGTTGAGATCACCGACGAACTTTACGAGAACCTGCGGATCGAATCGGGCATACCAAAATATGGCGTCGATATGGACGAGACGACCATCGTCCCGGAACTTGGGCTCGACGGTCTTATCTCATACACAAAGGGCTGTTACATCGGCCAGGAGATAATCGCCCGCATCCACTTTCGAGGCCACGTGGCAAAGCAGTTGACGGGTTTGATCCTCAACGAGGGCTTCGACCCAGCGGCCGACAAAGGCGAGGAGCCCGCGGCTCAGTCGATGGAATTGACCGCCCCCGACGGCAGGCCCGCCGGCCGTATAACTTCGAATACCTACTCGCCGAAGCTCGATCGGCAAATTGCATTGGCGTTCGTACGACACGAACACCTTGCTGAAGGAACTGAGCTAAAATGCGGTGACGCAGGTGGCACTGTTGCGAAATTGCCGTTCGTTATCTGA
- a CDS encoding HAMP domain-containing histidine kinase, producing MKRSWPTLISLLLLGSALVLLGALQYRWQSQISENERTKMEKRVQDAAERFAEDFNREIQAAYVNFQLDADTWRSGSSVQFNERYDYWRGRTGYPELIKDFVFFETGSDALPMKFDRSTREFKTAEWTPDLRELKQQSLKEKNRKAVDTSRFLLLVPAHESTRNIERIVVRSSQATEPPVINLPGRFGYLAVFLDENVIKDELVRTLVQKHFPDDEFDLAIFDREGNSVFSKGGPVSGKDASAPLFDLSTDSFIFFSNRDALPAGVAQRQRSDVIVNQRIETQTFSSLQTNSNSTSGMVTVEMKRGGQPRSQIFSTLADGQPASWTLTAQHRDGSIDAFVTNVKIRNLGIGFGILTLMALAAGAIIYSAQRSKAYAQRQVDFVSSVSHEFRTPLAVIYSAGENLVDGVASDREQVARYGELIKGEGKKLTSMVEQILEFAGAQSGRKKYNFAETDLATVAQKAIRESMPQLEENAFKIETDIDPDLPPVSADADALTGAVQNLIQNSIKYSNGTRWLRVSTSRTSGGFEIAVEDKGIGIAQGDQRMIFEPFYRSKEVVDAQIHGNGLGLSLVKEIAEAHGGTVRVASEAGKGSRFTIELPGSLQIA from the coding sequence ATGAAGAGATCGTGGCCAACATTGATATCGCTCCTCTTGCTAGGTAGTGCACTCGTACTGCTCGGGGCACTTCAATATCGTTGGCAATCGCAGATCAGCGAGAACGAACGCACAAAAATGGAAAAGCGCGTTCAGGATGCGGCGGAACGATTCGCCGAGGACTTCAATCGCGAGATCCAGGCTGCTTACGTAAATTTCCAGCTCGATGCCGATACATGGCGTTCCGGAAGCTCGGTTCAGTTCAACGAGAGATATGATTATTGGCGCGGAAGGACCGGCTATCCGGAATTGATAAAGGACTTCGTCTTTTTTGAAACCGGCTCAGATGCTCTCCCGATGAAGTTCGATCGATCGACCAGGGAATTCAAAACGGCCGAATGGACGCCGGACCTTCGTGAACTAAAGCAACAGTCGCTGAAGGAGAAGAATCGAAAAGCGGTCGATACAAGCCGGTTTCTGTTGCTTGTTCCGGCCCACGAATCGACCCGCAATATCGAGAGAATAGTGGTCCGAAGCAGTCAGGCAACCGAGCCTCCTGTGATAAATTTACCGGGGCGTTTTGGTTATCTGGCGGTCTTTCTCGATGAAAACGTAATAAAGGACGAACTGGTACGCACACTCGTGCAAAAGCACTTTCCCGACGACGAGTTCGATCTAGCCATATTTGACCGCGAGGGCAATAGCGTTTTTTCTAAAGGCGGCCCAGTATCGGGCAAGGATGCGTCGGCTCCGCTTTTTGACCTATCGACGGACAGCTTCATTTTCTTTTCGAATCGTGATGCGTTGCCTGCGGGCGTTGCTCAACGCCAAAGGAGCGACGTGATCGTCAATCAACGCATCGAGACCCAAACGTTCAGCAGCTTGCAGACCAATAGCAATTCCACCTCGGGTATGGTCACGGTGGAAATGAAACGCGGAGGCCAACCGAGATCTCAGATCTTTTCGACTCTCGCAGATGGTCAGCCCGCATCGTGGACCTTGACCGCTCAGCACCGTGACGGCTCGATCGACGCGTTCGTAACGAACGTAAAGATCAGAAACCTTGGAATTGGCTTTGGAATACTCACGCTGATGGCACTTGCTGCAGGCGCGATCATCTATTCCGCCCAGCGATCAAAAGCCTATGCTCAACGACAGGTCGATTTCGTTTCATCGGTCTCGCATGAGTTTCGGACACCGCTGGCCGTGATCTACTCGGCGGGCGAAAATCTGGTCGATGGTGTAGCGAGCGACCGCGAACAGGTTGCACGGTATGGCGAGTTGATCAAGGGTGAGGGCAAGAAGCTTACGTCGATGGTCGAGCAGATCCTGGAATTTGCCGGGGCACAGTCGGGACGCAAGAAGTATAACTTCGCCGAGACCGATCTCGCGACCGTCGCGCAAAAGGCTATCCGCGAGTCGATGCCGCAGCTCGAAGAAAATGCTTTTAAGATCGAGACCGATATTGACCCCGATCTGCCGCCGGTCTCAGCCGATGCAGATGCTCTGACCGGTGCGGTCCAAAATCTGATCCAGAACTCGATCAAGTACAGCAACGGAACCCGATGGCTTCGCGTTTCGACATCCAGGACCTCCGGGGGATTTGAGATCGCGGTGGAAGATAAGGGAATCGGCATCGCCCAGGGCGACCAACGGATGATCTTCGAACCGTTTTACAGATCCAAGGAAGTGGTCGATGCGCAGATCCACGGCAATGGACTCGGGCTG
- a CDS encoding uracil-DNA glycosylase, with protein MKLSKENQFDVLCRNAKACRLCPELADKTAVMSELNGSLTPKVLFIAEAPGRRGADRTRRPFYGDKSGENFQTLLDSIALSREDIFITNAVMCSPRTATDANRKPTRTEVRNCSSFLRQTIELIDPPVVATLGGTALDAIKAIEAHGLSLRQHAGSITTWGHRRLVPLYHPSPQVIAAQRGLGIQLGHFQTLKNAIDGHLD; from the coding sequence ATGAAGTTGTCCAAGGAGAATCAGTTTGATGTGCTATGCCGCAACGCGAAGGCGTGCAGGCTATGTCCCGAACTTGCCGACAAGACCGCCGTCATGAGCGAATTGAACGGATCTTTGACTCCGAAGGTGCTTTTTATTGCTGAAGCTCCTGGCCGCCGGGGCGCCGATCGGACTCGGCGTCCGTTTTATGGCGATAAGTCAGGTGAGAATTTTCAAACGCTGCTTGATTCCATCGCTTTAAGCCGCGAAGACATATTCATTACCAATGCTGTGATGTGCAGCCCGCGAACCGCGACCGACGCAAACCGCAAGCCGACCCGGACCGAGGTCCGAAACTGTTCATCGTTCCTTAGGCAAACCATCGAATTGATCGACCCGCCCGTGGTCGCGACACTCGGCGGCACAGCGCTCGATGCGATCAAAGCGATCGAGGCCCACGGGCTCTCTCTGAGGCAGCATGCCGGGAGCATTACGACATGGGGTCACCGGCGGCTCGTGCCTCTTTATCACCCAAGCCCGCAAGTGATCGCCGCTCAGCGTGGTTTAGGCATCCAACTCGGACACTTTCAAACTCTGAAGAACGCGATCGACGGCCATCTGGATTAG
- the apbC gene encoding iron-sulfur cluster carrier protein ApbC yields the protein MSQITEEKILEALKQIIDPDLRKDIVTLGFVRDVAINGDEVAFRIVLTTPACPVKEQMESEAIGIVGGLDGVGSVKVTMDAEVPQGRGIANNVAIPGVKNIIAVSSGKGGVGKSTVAVNLAVALAAQGAKVGIMDADVYGPNIPMMLGTGYDQPEVMNGQLQPIEAHGIKMISMAVLVPRDKPMILRGPMLHGVVRQFLTDVNWGELDYLIVDMPPGTGDVQLSLAQLVPVQGAVLVTTPQEVSLSDVRRAIKMFEQVAVPVLGVIENMSYFIAPDTGTKYEIFGSGGGQRICEEYSLNFLGQVPIGLEVRESGDKGVPVVISTPDSLQADAFRTVAEEVARQVSIEAMKPELTILSRAN from the coding sequence ATGAGTCAAATAACAGAAGAAAAGATCCTCGAAGCGTTAAAGCAGATCATCGACCCCGATCTGCGGAAAGACATCGTCACGCTCGGGTTCGTTCGCGACGTCGCCATCAACGGCGATGAGGTAGCATTTCGTATCGTTTTGACCACGCCGGCCTGCCCTGTCAAAGAACAGATGGAATCAGAGGCGATCGGTATCGTGGGCGGCCTCGACGGCGTAGGCTCGGTCAAAGTGACGATGGATGCCGAAGTCCCGCAAGGACGTGGGATCGCCAACAACGTCGCCATACCGGGCGTGAAGAACATTATCGCCGTTTCGTCGGGCAAAGGCGGCGTAGGCAAATCGACGGTCGCGGTGAATCTCGCGGTGGCTTTGGCGGCGCAGGGTGCAAAGGTCGGCATAATGGATGCTGACGTCTACGGGCCCAATATCCCGATGATGCTCGGCACCGGGTACGATCAGCCTGAGGTAATGAACGGACAGCTTCAGCCGATCGAGGCTCATGGGATAAAGATGATCTCGATGGCCGTGCTCGTTCCTCGAGATAAGCCGATGATCCTTCGCGGGCCGATGCTTCATGGCGTCGTTCGACAGTTTTTGACAGATGTTAACTGGGGCGAGCTCGATTACCTGATCGTCGATATGCCGCCCGGCACCGGCGACGTTCAGCTTTCGCTGGCGCAGCTCGTACCGGTGCAGGGTGCGGTCTTGGTGACCACACCGCAAGAGGTCTCGCTTTCTGACGTGCGGCGGGCAATAAAGATGTTCGAACAGGTCGCCGTGCCGGTTCTCGGGGTGATCGAGAATATGTCGTATTTCATAGCTCCGGATACCGGAACCAAATACGAGATCTTCGGCAGCGGCGGCGGACAGCGTATTTGCGAGGAATACAGCTTGAATTTTCTCGGCCAGGTCCCGATCGGGCTCGAGGTTCGCGAGAGCGGCGACAAGGGTGTCCCGGTGGTTATCTCAACCCCTGATTCACTGCAGGCCGACGCGTTTCGCACAGTTGCCGAAGAGGTCGCCCGCCAGGTCTCGATAGAGGCGATGAAGCCGGAGTTAACGATCTTGTCGCGGGCTAACTAG